A section of the Candidatus Effluviviaceae Genus I sp. genome encodes:
- a CDS encoding MBL fold metallo-hydrolase, whose protein sequence is MRFTAFGAARNVTGSKHLLEVGPSRVLLDCGLFQGHREESNRRNREFPFDAASIDAVLLSHAHIDHSGSLPSLVRSGFRGRILATAATADLTEVLLQDSAWLQQRDAEYLNARRRRGRAEIAPLYSLADVEAALARVSAVEYDRPVAATAGITVTFREAGHILGSAMLEIDARERGRRTLIVFTGDLGRRGVPILRDPYRPPDADVLVTESTYGGRVHAPPADARERLARFVSRVASRRGTIVVPAFAVGRTQALVYELHGLMREGRVPGIPIYVDSPLAVRATELLERHPECFDEEMNALVRRRGDPLGFDRVTYVRSADESRALGGRHGPMIVISASGMCEGGRVLHHLKRTLGSRRNAVLIVGYQAEWTLGSRIAAGADFVKILGETHAVRAEVVVFDEFSAHADADGLAAFACGFRRAPRRTIVVHGSEENALALARRLSADGLPRVSVPLDGESFDL, encoded by the coding sequence ATGCGGTTCACGGCGTTCGGCGCAGCGCGCAACGTCACCGGGTCGAAGCACCTCCTCGAGGTCGGGCCGTCGCGCGTCCTCCTGGACTGCGGGCTCTTCCAGGGACACCGCGAGGAGAGCAACCGCAGGAACCGGGAGTTCCCGTTCGACGCCGCCTCGATCGACGCCGTGCTCCTCTCGCACGCGCACATCGACCACTCGGGGAGCCTCCCGTCGCTCGTCCGCTCGGGCTTCCGCGGCCGCATCCTCGCGACGGCGGCGACGGCGGACCTCACGGAGGTCCTCCTGCAGGACTCGGCGTGGCTCCAGCAACGCGATGCGGAGTACCTGAACGCGAGGCGCAGGCGGGGGCGCGCGGAGATCGCGCCGCTCTACTCGCTCGCCGACGTCGAGGCCGCGCTCGCCCGGGTGAGTGCGGTCGAGTACGACCGCCCCGTGGCCGCGACCGCGGGAATCACCGTGACGTTTCGCGAGGCGGGGCACATCCTCGGGTCGGCGATGCTGGAGATCGACGCGCGGGAGCGAGGTCGGCGGACGCTCATCGTGTTCACGGGCGACCTCGGCCGGCGCGGCGTGCCGATCCTGCGCGACCCGTACCGGCCGCCCGACGCCGACGTGCTCGTGACCGAGAGCACGTACGGCGGGCGCGTCCACGCGCCGCCCGCGGACGCGCGGGAGCGCCTGGCGCGCTTCGTCTCGCGCGTCGCGTCCCGTCGCGGGACGATCGTCGTGCCGGCGTTCGCGGTCGGCCGCACGCAGGCGCTCGTGTACGAGCTCCACGGGCTCATGCGCGAGGGGCGCGTGCCTGGGATCCCGATCTACGTCGACAGCCCGCTCGCCGTCCGCGCCACGGAGCTTCTCGAACGCCACCCGGAGTGCTTCGACGAGGAGATGAACGCGCTCGTCCGGAGGCGGGGCGACCCTCTCGGGTTCGATCGCGTCACGTACGTCCGTTCGGCGGACGAGTCGAGAGCCCTGGGCGGGAGGCACGGGCCGATGATCGTCATCTCCGCGTCCGGGATGTGCGAGGGGGGACGCGTGCTTCACCACCTGAAGCGCACGCTCGGAAGCCGCCGGAACGCCGTCCTGATCGTCGGCTACCAGGCCGAGTGGACGCTGGGAAGCAGGATCGCGGCAGGCGCGGACTTCGTGAAGATCCTCGGGGAGACCCACGCGGTGCGGGCCGAGGTCGTCGTCTTCGACGAGTTCAGCGCCCACGCCGATGCCGACGGGCTCGCCGCCTTCGCGTGCGGCTTCCGACGCGCTCCGCGGCGCACGATCGTCGTCCACGGAAGCGAGGAGAACGCGCTCGCGCTCGCGCGACGTCTCTCGGCCGACGGTCTTCCTCGCGTGAGCGTTCCTCTCGACGGCGAGTCGTTCGATCTCTAG
- the thiE gene encoding thiamine phosphate synthase translates to MRTARGVYLVLTAPRIAHEDLARAAVDRGVPAIQLREKRLEDDALLRLAADLRRVTLGTGTLFIVNDRPDIAVAVGADGVHVGAGDARPAAARAALGPDRIVGVSATTAREAVAARDAGADYVGAGPVFPTATKPDAAPPMGLAGLSRVAAAVRDLPVAAIGGIDRSNAEAVVNAGASLLAVVSAVCAADDPVAALDALLEAARRGRREARPLEDIDAQVNHEGLRFCPRCAAPLAQTDVRGHARPRCPRCGYIVYAPPAPVTCVLVERDGAVLLVRRRYPPQAGMWCIPAGFVEPGESPSECAAREAREETGLDVRITGVFDTWATREDPRTPVVCIAFTGVAVGGCLSPGDDADDAAFFAEHELPRDIAFPTHRSALARYFTERRRNRT, encoded by the coding sequence ATGCGGACCGCCCGAGGCGTGTACCTCGTGCTGACGGCGCCCCGCATCGCCCACGAGGATCTGGCCCGCGCCGCGGTCGACCGCGGCGTGCCGGCCATCCAGCTCCGCGAGAAGCGCCTCGAAGACGACGCGCTCCTCCGCCTCGCGGCCGACCTTCGGCGCGTCACGCTCGGCACGGGCACCCTCTTCATCGTGAACGACCGCCCCGACATCGCGGTCGCGGTCGGGGCCGACGGCGTTCACGTCGGGGCGGGCGACGCGCGGCCCGCCGCGGCGCGGGCCGCGCTCGGTCCGGACAGGATCGTCGGCGTCTCGGCGACGACGGCGCGGGAGGCGGTCGCGGCGCGCGACGCGGGAGCGGACTACGTCGGGGCGGGGCCGGTGTTCCCGACGGCGACGAAGCCGGACGCCGCGCCGCCCATGGGGCTTGCCGGGCTGTCGCGCGTGGCGGCCGCCGTCCGGGACCTCCCCGTGGCGGCCATCGGGGGAATCGATCGATCGAACGCCGAAGCGGTCGTGAACGCCGGCGCGTCACTCCTCGCGGTCGTCTCGGCGGTGTGCGCGGCGGACGACCCCGTCGCGGCGCTCGACGCGCTGCTGGAGGCGGCGCGGCGCGGCCGCCGGGAGGCGCGACCGTTGGAGGACATCGACGCACAGGTCAACCACGAGGGGCTGCGCTTCTGTCCGCGCTGCGCCGCGCCGCTCGCGCAGACCGACGTGCGCGGGCACGCGCGCCCGCGCTGCCCCCGGTGCGGCTACATCGTGTACGCGCCGCCAGCGCCCGTGACGTGCGTGCTCGTCGAGCGCGACGGCGCGGTCCTTCTCGTCAGGCGAAGGTACCCGCCGCAGGCAGGCATGTGGTGCATCCCCGCGGGATTCGTCGAGCCCGGCGAGTCGCCGTCGGAGTGCGCGGCGCGCGAAGCGCGGGAGGAGACGGGGCTTGACGTCAGGATCACGGGCGTCTTCGACACGTGGGCCACCCGCGAGGACCCGCGGACCCCGGTCGTGTGCATCGCGTTCACGGGCGTCGCCGTCGGCGGGTGTCTCTCCCCCGGCGACGACGCCGACGACGCGGCGTTCTTTGCGGAGCACGAGCTGCCGCGCGACATCGCGTTCCCGACACACCGCTCGGCCCTCGCCAGGTACTTCACTGAGAGAAGGAGGAACAGGACGTGA